In Thermotomaculum hydrothermale, a single genomic region encodes these proteins:
- the hemH gene encoding ferrochelatase — protein MQVILVDYGGVENKEQSFVFLKNMFSDKRILPVPFFIRPFVAKFIALKRKDELVKNYEKIGYSPLKKTVKKIVENLNLKQKNFTFSFSFLYLPPYLTDLSAFLEDAVIFPLFPHFSTTTWGSVLDRVKNQKDKKIVLPYYNNEEFISLIEKRIKKAIQKSGKEKTAIMFTAHSIPEFLTKKDPYIDQVKEQVDKLKQRFDIPVFLGFQSRLGPVKWVSPFIEDVIQEISKQSFENVVVFPLSFVIDNSETLYELDIYLKNLAEEKGIKNFLRVPLFNDDKDFLTFLLNYVEESVKGEKWLKR, from the coding sequence GTGCAGGTAATATTGGTTGATTACGGGGGAGTTGAAAATAAAGAGCAAAGTTTTGTTTTTCTAAAAAATATGTTTTCTGATAAAAGAATCTTACCTGTCCCCTTTTTTATAAGGCCATTTGTTGCTAAGTTTATAGCATTAAAGAGAAAAGATGAATTGGTAAAGAATTACGAAAAAATAGGTTATTCACCTTTGAAAAAAACTGTGAAAAAAATTGTGGAAAACTTGAATTTAAAGCAAAAAAATTTTACATTTTCCTTTTCTTTTTTGTATCTGCCTCCGTATCTTACTGATTTATCAGCATTTTTGGAAGATGCGGTTATATTCCCCCTCTTTCCACACTTTTCCACAACCACCTGGGGAAGCGTGCTTGATAGGGTTAAAAACCAGAAGGACAAAAAGATTGTGTTACCATATTACAACAATGAAGAGTTTATATCCTTAATTGAAAAAAGAATAAAAAAGGCAATACAAAAATCAGGGAAGGAAAAGACGGCAATAATGTTTACAGCCCATTCAATCCCTGAGTTCTTAACAAAGAAAGACCCATACATTGACCAGGTAAAAGAGCAGGTTGATAAATTAAAACAAAGGTTTGATATCCCTGTGTTTTTAGGCTTTCAATCAAGGCTTGGGCCTGTTAAGTGGGTATCCCCTTTTATTGAAGATGTTATTCAGGAGATTTCTAAACAGAGTTTTGAAAATGTTGTTGTTTTTCCCTTGAGTTTTGTTATAGACAACTCTGAAACACTGTATGAATTAGATATTTACTTAAAAAATCTTGCAGAAGAGAAGGGGATTAAAAACTTTTTAAGAGTGCCTCTCTTTAATGATGATAAAGATTTTTTAACTTTTCTGTTAAACTATGTTGAAGAAAGTGTTAAAGGAGAAAAATGGTTAAAAAGATAG
- a CDS encoding cysteine desulfurase family protein, with protein MIYLDSTATTVVLKEVADEVYKYLTKDYGNPSSSHKLGIEANKLVEKAREVLLKSLKLENTHLCVFTSGGSEGNTQVLKGVAKLFPDKSIVIGGIEHNSIRTAATDLLIEGKNIKTIEVEKDGKIDIEKLLNLIDKDTKLVSIMKVNNETGIIFNIEEIAKKVKEKNPSCLFHTDFVQGFMKIKADLKHIDFVTISAHKIFAPKGVGALFVKKGINLPSLIAGSQEYGLRGGTHNVAGIAGLKKSVEILKDKVDENFEKTLNLRKAFKDTLANNLEDFEIFEPVDFSPYILGLFAKGIESEVIVRMLSEKGVFISAGSACSAKDKVKSKTILALGLNPDEYLRISLNPVVNSEEDVKTGAKTIADTIKEYRELFIS; from the coding sequence ATGATTTACCTTGATTCAACAGCAACAACAGTTGTTTTAAAAGAGGTTGCAGACGAGGTTTATAAATATTTAACAAAAGATTACGGCAATCCATCCTCTTCACATAAGTTGGGGATAGAGGCAAACAAGCTTGTGGAAAAGGCAAGAGAGGTTTTGCTTAAAAGCTTGAAACTTGAAAACACCCACCTTTGTGTCTTTACTTCTGGTGGTTCAGAGGGAAACACCCAGGTTTTAAAGGGAGTTGCAAAGCTTTTTCCAGATAAAAGCATAGTAATTGGCGGTATTGAACACAATTCAATAAGAACTGCTGCAACAGATTTGCTTATAGAGGGGAAAAATATTAAAACTATTGAAGTTGAGAAAGACGGAAAGATTGACATAGAAAAACTCTTGAATTTAATTGACAAAGACACAAAACTTGTGTCAATTATGAAGGTAAACAATGAAACAGGAATAATATTCAACATTGAGGAAATAGCAAAGAAGGTTAAGGAGAAAAACCCGTCCTGCCTTTTCCATACAGATTTTGTTCAGGGATTTATGAAAATAAAGGCTGATTTAAAACACATTGACTTTGTAACAATTTCAGCCCACAAGATATTTGCCCCCAAAGGTGTTGGTGCGCTTTTTGTTAAAAAGGGGATAAACCTTCCATCTTTGATTGCAGGAAGCCAGGAATACGGTTTAAGGGGAGGCACCCACAATGTTGCGGGAATTGCAGGATTGAAAAAATCTGTTGAAATTTTAAAGGATAAAGTGGATGAAAACTTTGAAAAAACACTGAATTTAAGAAAAGCTTTTAAAGACACCCTTGCAAACAATTTAGAGGATTTTGAAATATTTGAACCTGTTGATTTTTCTCCCTATATTTTAGGCTTATTTGCAAAGGGGATAGAGTCTGAAGTTATTGTAAGAATGCTTTCAGAAAAGGGAGTATTTATTTCAGCAGGTTCAGCATGCTCTGCAAAGGATAAGGTAAAATCAAAGACAATTCTTGCCTTAGGCTTAAACCCTGACGAGTATTTAAGAATATCCCTAAACCCTGTTGTAAACTCTGAGGAGGATGTAAAAACAGGGGCAAAGACAATAGCCGACACAATAAAAGAGTACAGAGAGTTGTTTATAAGTTAA
- a CDS encoding type II toxin-antitoxin system HicA family toxin: protein MPKLPAIEGDEFVKFLQKIGFEIIRTKGSHVRLKSKDGKYTTVPVHKNKILPKGLLRKIIREDLQIELNEFLRLYSDFKKGKK from the coding sequence ATGCCTAAGTTACCAGCCATTGAGGGTGATGAATTTGTAAAATTCCTGCAAAAAATTGGTTTTGAAATTATTAGAACAAAAGGCTCTCATGTGAGATTAAAATCAAAAGATGGAAAATACACCACTGTCCCTGTTCACAAAAACAAAATTTTACCTAAAGGACTGCTAAGAAAAATTATAAGAGAGGATTTACAGATTGAACTAAATGAATTTTTAAGGCTGTATTCAGATTTTAAAAAAGGCAAGAAATAA
- a CDS encoding type II toxin-antitoxin system HicB family antitoxin → MKKLHFPIIVEIDEDGYYIVSCPVFSGCHSYGKTIEEALENIKEAIELCIEEEKTENVNKFVGFRELEIEVNA, encoded by the coding sequence ATGAAAAAGCTTCATTTTCCTATTATAGTTGAAATTGATGAGGACGGTTATTACATAGTAAGTTGCCCAGTTTTTAGTGGGTGTCATTCCTATGGAAAAACGATTGAGGAGGCTCTTGAAAACATTAAAGAAGCGATTGAATTGTGTATTGAAGAAGAAAAAACGGAAAATGTAAACAAATTCGTAGGTTTCAGAGAGTTAGAAATAGAGGTTAATGCCTAA
- a CDS encoding DUF4097 family beta strand repeat-containing protein: protein MRRFLIAFLILIFAGVVFAASSNTNNCDGLDKKRFRIDQENIIDIVKPSNIYIRVSDLIDRVEIKPSKDKTMDVKVDIRLRLKTNINNFTVDVKKKGDNIIVETNEYPKELRLKYCDKTGKSVIYITLPQKNVNNIEFKGLNTQLNANGVVAKKFKVKSKFKEVILSDCKLNNLAIKIYNANISLNNVSADKFAIYGGFGNVYLKETNFGSVYVTLLSGNIESFGKISLKSGEISTTFGDIVLDLNKLANLYFKTTSGDINLGLTNPEKTSFKAKTVFGDYIFNFKHSENFKPEGKEFNFGNDSMPKVKIDTNSGDIEIRKIK from the coding sequence ATGAGAAGGTTTTTAATTGCTTTTCTAATTTTAATATTTGCTGGTGTTGTTTTCGCTGCATCGTCAAACACAAACAACTGCGATGGGCTTGATAAAAAGAGGTTTAGAATTGACCAGGAGAATATAATTGACATTGTTAAACCGTCAAACATCTATATAAGGGTTTCAGATTTAATTGACAGGGTTGAGATAAAGCCTTCAAAAGACAAAACAATGGATGTAAAGGTTGATATAAGGCTTCGTTTAAAGACAAATATAAACAACTTTACAGTTGATGTGAAAAAAAAGGGAGACAATATAATTGTTGAAACAAACGAGTATCCAAAGGAGTTGAGGTTAAAATATTGCGATAAAACGGGGAAGTCTGTAATTTATATAACCCTGCCTCAAAAAAACGTAAACAATATTGAATTTAAAGGCCTTAATACTCAGTTAAATGCAAATGGGGTTGTTGCTAAAAAGTTTAAGGTTAAATCAAAGTTTAAAGAGGTAATTCTTTCAGACTGCAAATTAAATAACCTTGCAATTAAAATTTACAATGCAAACATTTCTCTAAACAATGTATCAGCAGACAAATTTGCTATTTACGGTGGTTTTGGAAATGTGTATTTGAAAGAAACAAACTTTGGTTCTGTTTATGTTACCCTGCTTTCTGGGAATATTGAAAGCTTTGGGAAAATTTCCCTTAAAAGCGGTGAAATTTCAACCACATTTGGAGACATTGTTCTTGACTTAAATAAGTTAGCAAACCTTTACTTTAAAACAACCTCAGGCGATATAAATTTAGGTTTAACCAACCCAGAAAAAACAAGTTTTAAAGCAAAAACAGTCTTCGGGGATTACATCTTTAATTTCAAGCATTCCGAAAACTTCAAGCCAGAGGGCAAAGAATTTAATTTCGGAAATGACTCAATGCCAAAAGTAAAGATAGACACAAACTCAGGGGATATTGAGATAAGAAAGATAAAATAA
- a CDS encoding enoyl-ACP reductase FabI — MDLKGKKALIFGVANKRSIAYGIASQLKKAGCELAFTYAGEALKKRVIPISEELEGKFCVQCDVTKDDDIKAVAEKVSKEWGKFDYLVHSVAFAPQDELKNKFIETTREGFKTALDISAYSLIALAREFSPLMNEGGSIVTMTYHGSTKVIKNYNIMGVAKAALECSVRYLAVDLGERGIRINAISAGPIKTLAAAGVAGFRDILHVIEERSPLHRNVTIEDVGNTAVFLLSDAARGITGEIVYVDSGYNILGM; from the coding sequence ATTGATTTAAAAGGGAAAAAAGCACTTATTTTTGGTGTTGCAAACAAGAGAAGTATAGCCTACGGAATTGCATCGCAATTGAAAAAAGCAGGTTGTGAGCTTGCTTTTACCTATGCAGGAGAGGCATTGAAAAAAAGAGTTATCCCAATTTCAGAGGAATTGGAAGGAAAATTTTGTGTTCAATGCGATGTAACAAAAGATGATGATATAAAAGCAGTGGCTGAAAAGGTAAGTAAAGAGTGGGGCAAATTTGATTACCTTGTGCATTCTGTTGCCTTTGCCCCTCAGGATGAATTAAAGAACAAGTTTATTGAAACAACAAGGGAAGGGTTTAAAACAGCATTGGATATAAGCGCCTACTCTTTGATTGCACTGGCAAGAGAATTTTCACCTCTAATGAACGAGGGTGGAAGCATTGTTACAATGACCTATCACGGCTCAACAAAGGTAATAAAAAATTACAATATAATGGGTGTTGCAAAGGCGGCTTTGGAGTGCTCAGTAAGGTACCTTGCCGTTGATTTAGGAGAGAGGGGAATAAGGATAAATGCAATTTCAGCAGGACCTATTAAAACCCTTGCAGCGGCAGGTGTTGCAGGATTCAGAGATATTCTCCATGTAATTGAGGAAAGGTCTCCCTTGCACAGAAATGTAACCATTGAAGATGTGGGAAACACAGCTGTTTTTCTACTTTCAGATGCAGCAAGGGGAATTACAGGGGAAATAGTTTATGTTGACAGTGGTTACAATATTTTAGGAATGTAA
- a CDS encoding sensor domain-containing diguanylate cyclase, which produces MSGLKKIKTGSLKNQIFRKIVLTAFVILLSFGALLTISLYYTNIKLAKSIIEQKNLAINYLVRSHFIKLKNYVETLSRINAIRNAIYLDKKAKNQVLEIYKALKESDKDINYIYSGYKDGSILINNWTPPKNFDPRLRPWYITAVKSYPKTSGGIPYREIKTKEWLVSISKALIDDNGEISGVVSIDSSAENIAYNLQKKTKGFKTIQSYIINKKGKILINRNKNLIGQKIINVVNKPEIFKKSNGTFSVKIQGKEKIAYYSKLEDLNWIVLTIMDKNEILFLILKKILIAIVIAIFISLIIGWWLANVLSKKFLKPIFMLKGRVDAIVKGCEICCSDYNYPENEIGEIALSIEKLTENELFKKNVELQSVNKELEIMSITDSLTCLFNRRKLYEKLIDEFNRAKRYNTNFSVILFDIDDFKKINDTYGHLKGDDVLREIANIVLKSIRKTDVAARWGGEEFLIVCPETTLEQAKMIAEKLRREIECYDFSIPQKVTISAGVFQYSGEKSINDLLNKLDQKLYQAKKSGKNKVVF; this is translated from the coding sequence ATGTCTGGATTAAAAAAAATTAAAACAGGTAGTTTAAAAAATCAGATTTTTAGAAAAATAGTTTTAACAGCTTTTGTTATTCTTTTATCATTCGGGGCTTTGTTAACTATTTCCCTTTATTACACCAATATAAAGCTGGCAAAATCTATTATTGAGCAAAAGAATTTAGCTATTAACTATTTGGTAAGAAGCCACTTTATTAAATTAAAAAATTATGTTGAAACTTTAAGCAGAATAAATGCAATTAGAAATGCTATTTACCTTGATAAAAAAGCAAAAAATCAGGTGCTGGAGATTTATAAAGCACTAAAAGAAAGTGATAAAGACATAAATTATATTTATTCAGGGTATAAGGATGGAAGCATTTTAATTAACAACTGGACTCCCCCCAAAAACTTTGATCCAAGGCTAAGGCCATGGTATATAACTGCGGTAAAATCATATCCTAAAACATCAGGTGGTATTCCTTATAGAGAAATAAAAACAAAGGAATGGCTTGTATCAATAAGTAAAGCATTAATTGATGATAATGGCGAAATTTCGGGGGTGGTTTCTATAGATTCCTCTGCAGAGAACATTGCCTATAATTTACAGAAAAAAACAAAAGGATTTAAAACTATTCAAAGTTATATTATCAATAAAAAAGGCAAAATATTGATAAACAGAAATAAAAATTTAATAGGTCAAAAGATTATTAATGTTGTAAATAAACCTGAAATTTTTAAAAAATCAAATGGAACATTTTCTGTCAAAATTCAGGGCAAAGAAAAAATTGCATACTACAGCAAACTGGAAGATCTAAACTGGATTGTTTTAACGATAATGGACAAAAATGAAATTCTTTTTTTAATTTTAAAGAAGATTCTAATTGCTATTGTAATTGCTATATTTATTTCATTAATAATTGGCTGGTGGCTTGCAAATGTTTTATCCAAGAAATTTCTAAAACCAATTTTTATGTTAAAAGGCAGGGTAGATGCTATTGTTAAAGGGTGTGAGATTTGTTGTTCAGATTATAATTATCCTGAAAATGAAATAGGGGAAATTGCATTATCAATAGAAAAGTTAACAGAAAATGAATTGTTTAAAAAAAATGTTGAATTACAATCGGTAAACAAAGAACTTGAGATAATGTCAATAACAGATTCTTTAACCTGTTTGTTTAATAGAAGGAAACTATATGAAAAGCTTATTGACGAATTTAACCGTGCTAAAAGGTATAACACAAATTTTTCAGTAATTTTATTTGATATAGATGATTTTAAAAAGATAAACGATACCTATGGACATCTTAAAGGGGACGATGTTTTAAGAGAAATTGCTAATATTGTTTTAAAATCAATCAGGAAAACTGATGTTGCAGCAAGATGGGGAGGAGAAGAATTCTTAATTGTTTGTCCTGAAACTACATTAGAACAGGCTAAGATGATAGCGGAAAAGCTTCGCAGAGAAATTGAATGTTATGATTTTTCAATACCTCAGAAGGTAACAATTAGCGCTGGTGTTTTTCAATATTCAGGTGAAAAAAGTATTAACGATTTGCTCAACAAATTAGACCAAAAACTATATCAGGCAAAGAAAAGTGGAAAAAATAAAGTTGTCTTTTGA
- a CDS encoding lipase family protein, which translates to MRAKRLLFLIFVFGLFVINLQAKTGIAFVHGKGDADLANASVAWDYWTTDMLRAASHDFSIPLCVCHYNGEDYMWVAADQVAGQLYDFITQNGIDDLVIETHSFGGVVIRWIFSNPDWDSRYPTIINATRWVNAIAAPQKGSEAADFAGDLEGSWLTGWLVDLLNENTNSTHNCRTDWMAYYNQYWLKGTEGRPALPKPWYWISGYGLWNDYWTKFHYQDIGLATLSGVVGMPGEDDGMVSEYSAEAVGYQWFRTEANHHHNRRNDYKKIGDALATDF; encoded by the coding sequence ATGCGTGCGAAAAGATTGCTTTTTCTTATCTTTGTCTTTGGTCTATTTGTTATTAACCTTCAAGCAAAAACTGGAATTGCCTTTGTACATGGCAAAGGAGATGCTGATTTAGCCAATGCTTCTGTTGCCTGGGATTACTGGACAACCGACATGTTGAGGGCTGCAAGCCATGACTTTTCAATTCCTCTGTGTGTTTGCCATTACAATGGTGAGGACTATATGTGGGTTGCTGCCGATCAGGTGGCAGGGCAATTGTACGATTTTATTACCCAGAATGGAATTGATGACCTTGTAATAGAGACACACTCCTTTGGAGGAGTTGTTATTAGGTGGATTTTTTCAAACCCTGATTGGGATTCCAGATATCCTACAATTATTAATGCCACAAGGTGGGTTAATGCAATTGCTGCACCTCAAAAGGGAAGTGAAGCCGCAGATTTTGCAGGAGACCTTGAAGGCTCATGGTTAACAGGCTGGCTTGTTGATTTATTAAATGAAAACACAAATTCCACCCACAATTGTAGAACAGACTGGATGGCTTATTATAATCAGTATTGGCTTAAAGGCACTGAAGGTAGACCTGCCCTTCCAAAACCATGGTACTGGATTTCAGGGTATGGTTTATGGAATGATTATTGGACTAAATTCCATTATCAGGATATTGGTCTTGCCACACTGTCAGGTGTTGTTGGTATGCCTGGCGAAGATGACGGTATGGTTTCAGAGTATTCTGCGGAAGCTGTAGGTTACCAGTGGTTCAGGACAGAGGCAAACCATCACCACAACAGAAGAAACGACTATAAAAAAATCGGCGATGCCCTTGCAACCGATTTCTAA
- a CDS encoding SAM-dependent methyltransferase encodes MVSEAQVLNKLKSGLYLVSVPMGNPEDITLRGLRILKKADVVYGEERKAAYRLIRSLGIKRSDLEFLNEHNEEQKVEEIKKAVIDGKSVAYFSDAGAPVFSDPGLKLVKAFREWNLPVTFIPGASSLMSGIALSGFNMNEFYFAGFLPRKNEERKKKLEELKKLKVPIFIMETPYRLQQLLKAIKNTFGKDKRISILFNLTCQDEEVIIDTVGNILKIVGEEKNRKPFVLVIEGRNV; translated from the coding sequence GTGGTTTCGGAAGCACAGGTGTTAAATAAATTAAAATCAGGACTTTACCTTGTTTCAGTCCCTATGGGCAACCCTGAAGACATTACATTAAGGGGATTGAGAATTCTTAAAAAGGCAGATGTTGTCTATGGGGAAGAGAGAAAGGCGGCTTACAGGCTTATCCGTTCGCTAGGGATAAAAAGAAGCGACCTTGAATTTTTAAACGAGCATAATGAGGAGCAAAAGGTTGAGGAAATAAAGAAGGCTGTAATAGATGGAAAATCTGTTGCATACTTTTCAGATGCAGGTGCCCCTGTTTTTTCAGACCCTGGTTTAAAACTTGTAAAGGCTTTCAGGGAATGGAATTTGCCGGTAACCTTTATCCCAGGTGCGTCATCTTTAATGAGCGGAATTGCTTTAAGCGGGTTTAATATGAACGAGTTTTACTTTGCAGGCTTTCTTCCGCGGAAAAATGAAGAAAGAAAGAAAAAGTTAGAAGAGTTGAAAAAATTAAAAGTGCCAATTTTTATTATGGAAACCCCATACAGGCTTCAGCAATTGCTAAAGGCTATAAAGAATACCTTTGGAAAGGATAAAAGGATTTCCATTTTGTTTAATTTAACCTGTCAAGACGAAGAGGTTATTATTGATACTGTGGGAAATATCTTAAAGATTGTTGGGGAAGAGAAAAACAGAAAACCCTTTGTCCTTGTAATTGAGGGGAGGAATGTATGA
- the tsaA gene encoding tRNA (N6-threonylcarbamoyladenosine(37)-N6)-methyltransferase TrmO: MEEIKFRPIGIIHSPFKEMKGTPIQGKAARGVKGTVEVFEDYTEGLKDIEGFSHIILIFYFHLSKGYSLLVKPYMDNNFHGVFATRAPKRPNGIGLSVVKLNKVKGNILEIEDVDIIDGTPLLDIKPFVPEFDLREVKSIGWLEKNVKKLPHTKDDGRFEKN, translated from the coding sequence ATGGAAGAGATTAAATTCAGGCCAATTGGAATAATTCACTCACCATTTAAAGAAATGAAGGGAACACCCATTCAGGGCAAAGCGGCAAGAGGTGTAAAGGGCACGGTTGAAGTGTTTGAAGATTATACAGAAGGATTGAAGGACATTGAAGGCTTCTCCCATATTATCTTAATTTTTTACTTTCACCTTTCAAAGGGATACTCTCTTCTGGTAAAACCTTATATGGACAATAATTTTCACGGAGTCTTTGCCACAAGGGCGCCCAAAAGGCCTAACGGGATAGGGCTATCTGTTGTTAAATTAAACAAGGTAAAGGGGAATATTTTAGAGATAGAGGATGTTGACATAATTGACGGCACCCCATTACTTGACATAAAACCTTTTGTTCCTGAATTTGATTTAAGAGAGGTTAAATCAATCGGCTGGCTTGAAAAAAATGTAAAAAAACTCCCTCACACAAAAGACGACGGCAGGTTTGAAAAAAATTAA
- the dut gene encoding dUTP diphosphatase produces MVKKIDVKVKVLKHAEGIDLPAYQTIHSSGMDIRAAVEKQVILKKGEVKAIETGLIFAIPEGFEIQIRPRSGLALKHGITCLNTPGTIDADYRGEVKVILANLGKEDFVIERGMRIAQAVLCPVFQANLIKVDDIDSTERGSGGFGSTGVK; encoded by the coding sequence ATGGTTAAAAAGATAGATGTTAAGGTTAAGGTTTTAAAACACGCTGAAGGGATAGACCTTCCAGCCTATCAGACAATTCATTCTTCAGGAATGGACATAAGGGCTGCAGTTGAAAAGCAGGTTATTTTAAAAAAGGGTGAGGTTAAGGCAATTGAAACAGGGCTAATCTTTGCAATTCCGGAAGGCTTTGAGATTCAGATAAGGCCAAGAAGCGGACTTGCTTTAAAGCACGGTATTACCTGTTTAAACACCCCGGGCACAATTGACGCAGATTACAGGGGAGAGGTTAAGGTAATTTTAGCAAATTTAGGGAAGGAAGATTTTGTAATTGAAAGGGGAATGAGAATAGCACAGGCAGTGCTGTGCCCTGTTTTTCAGGCAAATTTAATTAAGGTTGATGACATTGATTCAACTGAAAGGGGAAGCGGTGGTTTCGGAAGCACAGGTGTTAAATAA
- the hemE gene encoding uroporphyrinogen decarboxylase translates to MNKEKKLLNTLKGKKYDIPPVWMMRQAGRYLPQYRKVREKFDFMTMCKTPEVATEVTLQPVDEFNMDGAILFSDILVVPEAMGMKLEFVEGKGPVFESPIRTREDIEKLSTDGIEEKLSYVFEALKLIKMSLNEDKTLIGFAGAPITLAAYMVEGASSRNYIYLKSLMYNDTRSFNLMMDKLVNALEIYYKNQVKSGAEVLMLFDTFAGIFSPFDYERYIFPFVKKLVEKMKKNTPETPVIYFPKGGANFYNLLKQLKIDGVSVDWTISLIDADKKLDSKFTLQGNLDPVILFADYQIIERETKRVLSEGRQLEKGHIFNLGHGILPKTPVDSVKKMLEVIRAGNIG, encoded by the coding sequence ATGAATAAGGAGAAAAAGCTTTTAAATACACTTAAAGGGAAGAAATATGATATTCCCCCTGTTTGGATGATGAGACAGGCTGGAAGATACCTTCCTCAATACAGAAAGGTAAGGGAAAAGTTCGACTTTATGACAATGTGTAAGACACCTGAAGTTGCCACAGAGGTAACATTGCAGCCTGTTGATGAATTTAATATGGACGGGGCTATACTTTTCTCAGACATTCTTGTCGTTCCAGAAGCAATGGGAATGAAGTTGGAGTTTGTTGAAGGCAAAGGCCCTGTTTTTGAATCTCCAATAAGAACAAGAGAGGATATTGAAAAATTAAGCACAGATGGGATTGAAGAAAAACTATCCTATGTTTTTGAGGCTTTAAAACTTATTAAAATGTCTTTAAACGAAGATAAAACATTAATTGGCTTTGCAGGGGCACCTATAACCCTTGCCGCTTACATGGTTGAGGGGGCATCTTCAAGGAATTACATTTACCTTAAATCTCTAATGTACAACGACACAAGAAGCTTCAACCTTATGATGGATAAGCTTGTTAATGCCCTTGAAATTTACTATAAAAATCAGGTTAAAAGCGGTGCTGAGGTTTTAATGCTTTTTGACACCTTTGCAGGTATTTTCTCTCCGTTTGACTATGAGAGGTATATTTTCCCATTTGTTAAAAAACTTGTAGAGAAAATGAAAAAGAATACCCCTGAAACCCCTGTTATTTACTTTCCGAAAGGGGGAGCAAACTTTTACAATTTATTGAAACAATTGAAAATTGATGGAGTTTCTGTTGACTGGACAATTTCATTGATAGATGCAGATAAAAAATTAGATTCAAAGTTTACCCTTCAGGGAAACCTTGACCCTGTTATTCTATTTGCAGATTACCAGATTATTGAAAGAGAAACAAAAAGAGTATTAAGTGAAGGGAGACAGTTAGAAAAAGGGCATATCTTTAACCTTGGACACGGCATTCTTCCAAAAACCCCTGTTGATTCTGTTAAAAAAATGCTTGAGGTAATCCGTGCAGGTAATATTGGTTGA